From the Hymenobacter yonginensis genome, one window contains:
- a CDS encoding alpha/beta hydrolase-fold protein encodes MKHAFLAALLCLYGGAQAQTTLRLTSVPAATPAGATLYLAGTVNNWSPSSAAHTFTRNPDGTYQLTLPATVTGTVEFKFTRGSWATVEADAQFNDIGNRRYTIGSGPATVELQVAAWKDQGSGGGSCQSTALQPNVRVISTSFQMPQLGRTRRVWVYLPNDYTMATAKRYPVLYMHDGQNVFDACTSFSGEWGVDETLSQLQQQGLDATGSIVVAVDNGGADRLNEMSPWNNPQYGGGQGDQYVDFMAQTLKPYIDQNYRTLTGREYTGIAGSSMGGLISTYAALKYPQVYSKVGVFSPAFWFAQAPLFQYLRQHPANPATRFYFVSGTQESQTMVPLMQAMRDSLARGGVPAANLSFNPKADGQHAEWFWKREFSAAYQWLNAPAAPLSTKGNANHLAFSAYPIPAKNQLRVELPTDVREARLEVLDATGRVVLKDKVRSGDSVNVSGLARGTYFLRVSGGHKSGTQTLVKE; translated from the coding sequence ATGAAACATGCTTTCCTGGCTGCCTTGCTGTGCCTCTACGGAGGAGCCCAGGCCCAGACTACCCTGCGCCTGACCAGCGTGCCGGCCGCTACGCCCGCCGGGGCCACGCTGTACCTGGCCGGTACCGTCAATAACTGGAGCCCAAGTAGTGCGGCCCATACCTTTACCCGCAACCCCGACGGCACCTACCAGCTGACGCTGCCGGCTACCGTCACGGGTACCGTCGAGTTCAAGTTCACGCGCGGCTCCTGGGCCACGGTGGAGGCCGACGCCCAGTTCAACGACATCGGCAACCGACGCTACACCATTGGCAGCGGCCCGGCTACCGTGGAGCTGCAGGTGGCCGCCTGGAAAGACCAGGGCAGCGGGGGCGGCAGTTGCCAGAGCACGGCCCTGCAGCCGAACGTGCGGGTTATCAGCACCTCGTTCCAGATGCCGCAGTTGGGCCGCACGCGCCGCGTGTGGGTGTATCTGCCCAACGACTACACTATGGCAACTGCCAAGCGCTACCCGGTTCTGTATATGCACGACGGCCAGAACGTGTTCGACGCCTGCACCAGCTTCTCGGGCGAGTGGGGCGTGGATGAAACCCTGAGCCAGCTGCAGCAGCAGGGCCTCGACGCCACCGGCTCCATTGTGGTAGCCGTGGACAACGGCGGCGCCGACCGGCTCAACGAAATGTCGCCGTGGAACAATCCGCAGTACGGCGGCGGCCAGGGCGACCAGTACGTGGATTTCATGGCTCAGACGCTCAAGCCCTACATCGACCAGAACTACCGCACCCTCACGGGTCGCGAGTACACGGGCATTGCGGGCAGCAGCATGGGCGGGCTGATTTCCACGTATGCGGCCCTGAAGTATCCGCAGGTGTACAGCAAGGTGGGCGTGTTTTCGCCGGCCTTCTGGTTTGCGCAGGCTCCGTTGTTTCAGTACCTGCGCCAGCACCCGGCCAATCCGGCCACCCGGTTCTACTTCGTGAGCGGCACCCAGGAAAGCCAGACGATGGTGCCGCTGATGCAGGCCATGCGCGATTCGCTGGCCCGCGGCGGCGTGCCGGCCGCCAACCTCAGCTTCAACCCCAAAGCCGACGGCCAGCACGCCGAGTGGTTCTGGAAGCGCGAGTTTTCGGCGGCGTACCAGTGGCTGAACGCGCCGGCAGCGCCGCTCAGCACGAAAGGCAACGCCAATCATCTGGCCTTCAGCGCCTACCCGATACCCGCCAAAAACCAGCTGCGCGTGGAGCTGCCCACGGATGTGCGGGAAGCGCGGCTGGAGGTGCTCGACGCCACCGGCCGGGTGGTGCTGAAAGACAAAGTGCGCTCCGGCGACTCGGTGAACGTGAGCGGCCTGGCCCGCGGCACGTACTTCCTGCGCGTGTCGGGCGGCCATAAATCGGGCACGCAGACTCTCGTGAAGGAGTAG
- a CDS encoding anthranilate synthase component I family protein — protein sequence MQTYQLTTRHLRVLADTVTPVSLYLRLRDRYDNCLLLESSDYHGQQNAFSYLAFDPLARFELRGRELTLMLPDDTTETELLDSPRAALARLQAFAASFQTEDTGHDFITGGLFGYLGYEAVQAFEDLTLNPDKQPAGQIPDILYGTYRYVIAINHFRNELYVFEHTLQGQEVDEDGLTKLVNLIRNPSLPDFKFRTEGEEQTNQTDEEFLKVLAQGQQHCLRGDVFQIVLSRRFQQGFSGDEFNVYRALRSINPSPYLFYFDYGSFKIFGSSPEAQVRIQGREASLFPIAGTFRRTGHDAEDAALAQKLADDPKENAEHVMLVDLARNDLARHGDNVRVKTFREIQFYSHVIHLVSEVNATLAAGTNSLQVVADTFPAGTLSGAPKHRAMQLIDGLEPTARGYYGGAIGHLGFNGDFNHAIMIRSFLSTAGQLYFQAGAGVVAASDINSELNEVHHKLAALRKALQAAEQV from the coding sequence ATGCAAACCTACCAGCTCACCACCCGCCACCTGCGCGTTCTGGCCGACACCGTAACGCCCGTGAGCCTCTATCTGCGCCTGCGCGACCGGTACGACAACTGCCTGCTGCTGGAAAGCTCCGACTACCACGGCCAGCAGAATGCGTTCAGCTACCTGGCCTTCGACCCGCTGGCCCGCTTTGAGCTGCGCGGCCGGGAGCTGACCCTCATGCTGCCCGACGATACCACCGAAACCGAGCTGCTCGACTCGCCCCGCGCAGCTCTGGCCCGCCTGCAGGCCTTTGCAGCCAGCTTCCAGACCGAGGATACCGGCCACGACTTCATCACGGGCGGGCTATTCGGGTACCTGGGCTACGAGGCGGTGCAGGCATTTGAAGACCTCACGCTCAACCCCGACAAGCAGCCCGCCGGCCAGATTCCGGACATCCTGTACGGTACCTACCGCTACGTCATTGCCATCAACCACTTCCGCAACGAGCTGTACGTGTTCGAGCACACGTTGCAGGGGCAGGAGGTGGACGAGGACGGGCTGACGAAGCTGGTGAACCTGATCCGCAACCCCTCGCTGCCCGATTTCAAGTTCCGGACGGAAGGGGAGGAGCAGACCAACCAGACCGATGAGGAGTTCCTCAAGGTGCTGGCCCAGGGCCAGCAGCACTGCCTGCGGGGCGACGTATTTCAGATTGTGTTGTCGCGCCGGTTTCAGCAGGGCTTTTCGGGCGACGAGTTCAACGTGTACCGGGCGCTGCGCTCCATCAACCCCTCGCCTTACCTGTTCTACTTCGATTACGGCTCCTTCAAGATTTTCGGGTCGTCGCCGGAGGCGCAGGTGCGCATTCAGGGCCGCGAGGCCAGCCTGTTCCCGATTGCGGGCACCTTCCGCCGCACCGGCCACGACGCCGAGGACGCCGCTCTGGCCCAGAAGCTGGCCGACGACCCCAAGGAAAACGCCGAGCACGTGATGCTGGTGGACCTGGCGCGCAACGACTTGGCCCGCCACGGCGACAACGTGCGGGTGAAAACATTCCGCGAAATCCAGTTCTACTCGCACGTGATTCACTTAGTAAGCGAGGTGAATGCCACCCTGGCCGCCGGCACCAACTCCCTGCAGGTGGTGGCCGATACCTTCCCGGCCGGCACGCTCTCGGGGGCCCCCAAGCACCGCGCCATGCAGCTCATTGATGGCCTGGAACCGACCGCCCGCGGCTACTACGGCGGCGCCATCGGCCACCTGGGCTTCAACGGCGACTTCAACCACGCCATTATGATCCGCTCCTTCCTGAGCACCGCCGGCCAGCTTTACTTCCAGGCTGGGGCCGGCGTGGTGGCCGCCTCCGACATCAACTCCGAACTCAACGAAGTGCATCACAAGCTGGCCGCCCTGCGCAAAGCACTGCAGGCCGCGGAGCAGGTGTAG
- a CDS encoding anthranilate synthase component II gives MNILVLDNYDSFTYNLVQVLRELGHTSNVTVIRNDKLAVDDVAAYDAVLLSPGPGVPSEAGLMPEIIRRYASSKRILGVCLGHQGLAESFGGELYNLPQVLHGLATDAHLTTADKLFEGLPDTFKVGRYHSWSVRPESVPAELEVTALDDAGQVLAFRHREYDVRGVQFHPESILTEHGHQMLRNWLS, from the coding sequence ATGAACATTCTCGTTCTCGACAACTACGACTCCTTCACCTACAACCTCGTGCAGGTGCTGCGGGAGCTGGGGCATACCAGCAACGTCACCGTGATTCGCAACGACAAGCTGGCCGTGGACGACGTGGCCGCCTACGACGCGGTGCTGCTGTCGCCCGGCCCCGGCGTGCCCTCGGAAGCGGGCCTGATGCCCGAAATCATCCGTCGCTACGCAAGTTCCAAGCGGATTCTGGGCGTGTGTCTGGGCCACCAGGGCCTGGCCGAGAGCTTCGGCGGGGAGCTGTACAACCTGCCCCAGGTGCTGCACGGCCTAGCCACTGACGCCCACCTCACCACCGCCGATAAGCTGTTTGAGGGCTTGCCCGATACCTTTAAAGTGGGTCGCTACCACAGCTGGAGCGTGCGCCCCGAGAGCGTGCCCGCCGAGCTGGAAGTCACTGCCCTCGACGACGCCGGCCAGGTACTGGCCTTCCGCCACCGGGAGTATGATGTGCGCGGCGTGCAGTTCCACCCCGAGTCCATCCTCACTGAGCACGGCCACCAGATGTTGCGCAACTGGCTAAGTTAG
- the trpD gene encoding anthranilate phosphoribosyltransferase has protein sequence MKQILNKLFDQQLLTHPEALEAMLRIGQGEANAAEMAAFMSVYRMRPISVPELAGFREALLSLSRDPELGTRDTVDIVGTGGDGKDTLNISTLACFVVAGAGYKVTKHGNIGVSSVCGSSDVLQQLGVEFGVGNDVLQRQLERAGICFLHAPAFHPAMRHAGPVRRELGVRTFFNILGPLVNPARPKFQVAGTFSLELLRLYHYLLQQTDTRYAVVHALDGYDELSLTAAAKLATPEGERVVSAADLGLTLNQPEELAGGRTAAESAAIFVDVLEGRATRAQRDVVTANAALAIGCLEPAFSFADSLAAARESLDSGRARQALRELVAAI, from the coding sequence GTGAAACAGATTCTCAATAAACTATTCGACCAGCAGCTGCTGACTCACCCCGAGGCGCTGGAAGCCATGCTGCGCATTGGGCAGGGCGAGGCCAACGCGGCGGAAATGGCGGCCTTCATGAGCGTGTACCGGATGCGGCCCATTTCGGTGCCGGAGCTGGCGGGCTTCCGCGAGGCCCTGCTGAGCCTCAGCCGTGACCCGGAGCTGGGCACCCGCGACACGGTGGACATTGTGGGCACCGGCGGCGACGGCAAGGACACGCTCAACATCAGCACGCTGGCTTGTTTTGTAGTGGCCGGGGCCGGCTACAAGGTCACCAAGCACGGCAACATCGGCGTGTCGTCGGTGTGTGGGTCGTCGGATGTGCTGCAGCAGCTGGGCGTGGAGTTTGGGGTGGGCAACGACGTGCTGCAGCGGCAGCTGGAGCGGGCCGGCATCTGCTTTTTGCACGCGCCGGCCTTCCACCCGGCCATGCGCCATGCCGGGCCGGTGCGCCGGGAGCTGGGCGTGCGCACGTTCTTCAACATTTTGGGCCCGCTGGTGAACCCCGCGCGGCCGAAGTTTCAGGTGGCTGGCACCTTCAGCCTGGAGCTGCTGCGCCTCTACCACTACCTGCTCCAGCAAACCGACACCCGCTACGCTGTGGTGCACGCCCTGGATGGCTACGATGAACTCTCGCTGACGGCCGCCGCCAAGCTGGCCACGCCCGAGGGCGAGCGGGTGGTATCGGCCGCCGACCTGGGCCTGACCCTGAACCAACCCGAGGAGCTGGCCGGTGGCCGCACCGCCGCCGAGTCGGCCGCCATCTTTGTGGATGTGCTGGAAGGTCGCGCCACCCGCGCCCAGCGCGACGTGGTAACGGCCAACGCGGCCCTGGCCATCGGCTGCCTGGAACCGGCCTTCAGCTTCGCTGACAGCTTGGCCGCCGCCCGCGAGTCGCTGGATTCCGGCCGCGCCCGCCAGGCGCTGCGGGAGCTGGTGGCAGCCATCTGA
- the trpC gene encoding indole-3-glycerol phosphate synthase TrpC, with protein sequence MTILDTIIAHKRQEVATRQSLVPVKLLEQSFYMPAQPLSLRRYLLRDDLSGIIAEFKRKSPSKGVINAHAPVERTTLGYMQAGASALSVLTDTEFFGGKNEDLTTARRFNFCPILRKDFVVDEYQIIEAKSLGADAVLLIAAVLSGEEVLRLGRLAKSLGLEVLLEIHNDEELDKTLHPDAVSLVGVNNRNLHDFSVSLDTSGELAQRIPDEYVKVTESGLTTAADIEALRAVGYRGFLMGETFMRHSRPEKACAALVQQLRATEAVTLL encoded by the coding sequence ATGACCATTCTCGATACCATCATTGCCCACAAGCGTCAGGAAGTTGCCACCCGCCAGAGCCTAGTGCCGGTGAAGCTGCTGGAGCAAAGCTTCTACATGCCGGCCCAGCCCCTGAGTTTGCGCCGCTACCTGCTGCGCGACGATTTGAGCGGCATCATTGCCGAGTTCAAGCGCAAATCACCCAGCAAAGGCGTGATTAACGCCCACGCGCCGGTGGAGCGCACCACGCTGGGCTACATGCAGGCCGGCGCCTCGGCGCTGTCGGTGCTGACGGATACGGAGTTTTTCGGGGGCAAGAACGAGGACCTGACTACGGCCCGGCGCTTCAATTTCTGCCCCATCCTGCGCAAGGATTTCGTGGTGGATGAGTACCAGATTATCGAAGCCAAAAGCCTCGGGGCTGATGCCGTGCTGCTGATTGCGGCCGTGCTCAGCGGCGAGGAAGTGCTGCGCTTGGGCCGCCTGGCCAAAAGCCTGGGCCTGGAAGTGCTGCTCGAAATCCACAATGACGAGGAACTCGACAAAACCCTGCACCCCGACGCCGTGAGCCTAGTGGGTGTGAACAACCGCAACCTCCACGACTTCTCCGTGAGCCTCGATACCTCCGGTGAGCTAGCCCAGCGCATTCCTGATGAGTACGTGAAGGTGACAGAAAGCGGCCTAACCACCGCCGCCGATATCGAAGCCTTGCGCGCCGTAGGCTACCGCGGCTTCCTGATGGGTGAAACCTTCATGCGCCACTCCCGACCCGAAAAAGCCTGCGCCGCGCTGGTGCAGCAGCTCCGGGCTACCGAGGCGGTGACGTTGTTATAA
- a CDS encoding phosphoribosylanthranilate isomerase — protein sequence MPTNSYHMPHLKVCGMADADSLRAVAALQPDFLGFIFYPKSKRYVGGRLPAAAVRELPAAIRKVGVFVDDDAAAVLARVREFDLQLAQLHGHETPDTCAAVRAGGVPVVKAFAVGEGFDFAQLQPYVGSVDYFLFDTAGPQPGGNGTAFDWTLLQDYNLTVPYFLAGGIGPEHAAALRNLRLPSLFALDLNSRFETAPGTKDAGRLEAFFQELKA from the coding sequence ATGCCAACCAACTCCTACCACATGCCTCACCTCAAAGTCTGCGGGATGGCCGATGCCGACAGCCTGCGGGCGGTGGCGGCACTGCAGCCCGATTTTCTGGGGTTCATCTTCTACCCGAAGTCGAAGCGGTACGTGGGGGGGCGGCTGCCAGCGGCGGCGGTGCGGGAGTTGCCGGCCGCCATCCGCAAGGTGGGCGTGTTCGTGGACGACGACGCGGCTGCGGTGCTGGCGCGGGTGCGGGAGTTTGATTTGCAGCTGGCCCAGCTCCACGGCCACGAAACGCCCGACACCTGCGCCGCGGTGCGGGCCGGCGGCGTGCCGGTAGTGAAGGCGTTTGCGGTGGGCGAGGGGTTCGACTTCGCGCAGCTCCAGCCCTACGTGGGCAGCGTGGACTACTTCCTCTTCGATACGGCCGGCCCCCAGCCCGGCGGCAACGGCACCGCCTTCGACTGGACGCTGCTGCAGGACTACAACCTAACGGTGCCGTACTTTCTGGCCGGCGGCATCGGGCCGGAACACGCGGCGGCGCTGCGCAACCTTCGGCTGCCCAGCCTGTTTGCCCTGGACCTGAACAGCCGCTTCGAAACCGCCCCGGGCACCAAGGATGCCGGCCGGCTGGAGGCTTTTTTTCAGGAGTTGAAAGCATAA
- a CDS encoding ABC transporter substrate-binding protein, with amino-acid sequence MSEIKIALDWTVNTNHTGFVVAQELGWYAQHGLEVELLTPEADNYALTPAKKVELGQADFALCPLESIISYRTKARPFDAIAVAALLTEDLSSIVTLKRPDIQSPKDLAGKIYASYQARYEDQIVAKMLENDGATDPLTITYPEKLGIWNTLLQQQADATWIFDNWEGVQARQQGVALTSFRLADYGIPYGYSPVIMASEKRGLENGEAYRKFLRVSGQGFLHAKDHPEEAVALLQKLVPAADRNPGFLLESQQYTAEYYGSGPSWGHMSPARVQRYLDWLAEYGLETRKLPLSEVMTNDLL; translated from the coding sequence ATGAGCGAAATAAAGATTGCGCTGGACTGGACGGTAAACACCAACCACACGGGCTTCGTGGTGGCCCAGGAGCTGGGCTGGTACGCGCAGCACGGCTTGGAGGTGGAGCTGCTGACCCCGGAGGCTGACAACTACGCTCTGACTCCGGCCAAGAAGGTAGAGCTGGGCCAGGCCGACTTTGCGCTTTGCCCGCTGGAAAGCATCATCAGCTACCGCACCAAGGCCCGGCCGTTCGACGCCATAGCCGTGGCCGCCCTGCTGACGGAAGACCTGAGCAGCATCGTCACGCTCAAGCGCCCAGATATTCAGTCGCCCAAAGATTTGGCCGGCAAAATCTACGCCTCGTACCAAGCCCGCTACGAGGACCAGATAGTGGCGAAGATGCTGGAAAACGACGGTGCTACCGATCCGCTCACCATCACCTACCCCGAGAAGCTGGGCATCTGGAACACGCTGCTGCAGCAGCAGGCCGACGCCACCTGGATTTTCGATAACTGGGAAGGCGTGCAGGCCCGGCAGCAGGGCGTGGCGCTGACCAGTTTCCGTCTGGCCGATTATGGTATTCCGTACGGCTATTCGCCCGTCATCATGGCGTCGGAAAAGCGGGGGCTGGAAAACGGGGAGGCCTACCGGAAGTTTCTGCGGGTGTCCGGGCAGGGCTTCCTGCACGCCAAAGACCACCCGGAAGAGGCGGTAGCACTGCTGCAAAAGCTGGTACCAGCCGCTGACCGCAACCCCGGTTTCCTGCTCGAAAGCCAGCAGTACACGGCCGAATACTACGGCAGCGGCCCCAGCTGGGGCCACATGAGCCCCGCAAGGGTGCAGCGCTACCTGGACTGGCTGGCCGAGTATGGCCTGGAAACCCGGAAGCTACCGCTGTCGGAAGTCATGACCAACGACCTGTTATAA
- the trpB gene encoding tryptophan synthase subunit beta produces the protein MKPTYQQPTERGYYGQFGGAFIPEMLYPNVEELRQQYLSIMAEPEFQQEYQQLLRDYVGRPTPLFEAKRLSAKYNTRIYLKREDLCHTGAHKVNNTVGQILLAKRLGKTRIIAETGAGQHGVATATVCALMGMECIVYMGEIDMERQKPNVYRMRLLGAEVRAAMSGSRTLKDATNEAIRDWISNPVDTHYIIGSVVGPHPYPDLVARLQAVISEEMRKQLLEKTGSELPQYVVACVGGGSNAAGAFYHFLEEPSVQLVAVEAAGHGVHSGHSAATSVLGTPGVIHGSRTLLMQDEDGQITEPYSISAGLDYPGIGPLHAFLADSKRARFISIEDEAALKAVAECSRLEGIIPALETAHALAALDQLGAGPDDVVVINLSGRGDKDLETYIKYADAIM, from the coding sequence ATGAAACCAACCTACCAACAACCCACGGAGCGCGGCTACTACGGCCAGTTCGGGGGCGCGTTCATTCCCGAAATGCTCTACCCCAACGTGGAGGAGCTGCGCCAGCAATACTTGAGCATCATGGCCGAGCCGGAGTTCCAGCAGGAATACCAGCAGCTGTTGCGCGACTACGTGGGTCGGCCCACGCCGCTGTTCGAGGCCAAGCGGCTATCGGCGAAGTACAACACCCGCATCTACCTCAAGCGCGAGGACCTTTGCCACACCGGCGCCCATAAGGTAAACAACACCGTGGGGCAGATTCTGCTGGCCAAGCGCCTGGGCAAAACGCGCATTATTGCCGAAACCGGCGCCGGCCAGCACGGCGTGGCCACCGCCACCGTGTGCGCCCTGATGGGCATGGAGTGCATCGTGTACATGGGCGAAATCGACATGGAGCGGCAGAAGCCCAACGTATACCGTATGCGCCTGCTGGGGGCCGAGGTGCGGGCGGCCATGAGTGGCAGCCGCACCCTCAAGGACGCCACCAACGAGGCCATCCGCGACTGGATCAGCAACCCCGTGGATACGCACTACATCATCGGCTCGGTGGTGGGCCCGCACCCGTACCCCGATCTGGTGGCGCGCCTGCAGGCGGTTATCAGCGAGGAAATGCGCAAGCAGCTGCTGGAGAAAACCGGCTCCGAGCTGCCCCAGTACGTGGTGGCTTGTGTGGGCGGCGGCTCCAACGCGGCCGGCGCGTTCTACCACTTCCTGGAGGAGCCCTCGGTGCAGCTGGTAGCCGTGGAAGCGGCCGGACACGGCGTGCATTCAGGCCACTCGGCAGCCACGTCGGTGCTGGGTACGCCGGGCGTGATTCACGGCAGCCGCACGCTGTTGATGCAGGACGAGGACGGCCAGATTACCGAGCCCTACTCCATTTCCGCCGGCCTCGATTACCCCGGTATTGGCCCGCTGCACGCCTTCCTGGCCGATTCCAAGCGCGCCCGCTTTATCAGCATCGAAGACGAAGCAGCCCTGAAAGCCGTGGCCGAATGCAGCCGCCTCGAAGGCATCATCCCGGCTCTGGAAACCGCCCACGCCCTGGCCGCCCTCGACCAGCTCGGCGCTGGCCCCGACGATGTGGTGGTCATCAACCTCTCCGGCCGCGGCGACAAGGACCTGGAAACCTACATCAAGTACGCTGACGCTATCATGTAA
- the trpA gene encoding tryptophan synthase subunit alpha, protein MTNRIKDAFDKKQKNLLNIYFTAGYPSLHDTVPLIKALSEAGADLIEIGMPFSDPLADGPVIQASSTVALANGMNLRVLFEQLKGIRESVPETPILLMGYLNPVMQFGVDNFCREAAAAGADGIILPDLPLDDYVAEYQDIFRRHNLRPVFLITPQTAPERIRRIDELTDSFLYLVSGPGTTGGANTQAEGVQEAYFQRIEAMNLRNPRLIGFGIGDKASFQNACQYAEGAIIGSALIRALEGVDDAPAAAKRFVSSVLA, encoded by the coding sequence ATGACCAACCGAATCAAAGACGCCTTCGACAAAAAGCAGAAAAACCTGCTCAACATCTACTTCACGGCCGGCTACCCCAGCCTGCACGACACCGTACCGCTGATCAAAGCCCTGAGCGAAGCCGGGGCCGACCTCATCGAAATCGGGATGCCGTTTTCGGACCCGCTGGCCGATGGGCCGGTGATTCAGGCCAGCAGCACCGTGGCCCTGGCCAACGGCATGAACCTGCGGGTGCTGTTCGAGCAGCTGAAGGGCATCCGGGAGAGCGTGCCCGAAACGCCGATTCTGCTGATGGGCTACCTCAACCCGGTGATGCAGTTCGGGGTGGATAACTTCTGCCGCGAAGCCGCCGCCGCCGGGGCCGACGGCATCATCCTGCCCGACCTGCCCCTCGACGATTACGTGGCCGAATACCAGGACATCTTCCGCCGCCACAACCTGCGGCCGGTGTTCCTCATCACCCCGCAAACCGCCCCGGAGCGCATCCGCCGCATCGACGAGCTGACCGATTCGTTCCTGTACCTCGTGTCGGGTCCCGGCACTACGGGCGGAGCCAACACCCAGGCCGAGGGCGTGCAGGAAGCCTATTTCCAGCGCATCGAGGCCATGAACCTGCGCAACCCCCGCCTCATCGGCTTCGGTATCGGCGACAAAGCCTCGTTCCAGAACGCCTGCCAGTACGCCGAAGGTGCCATCATCGGCTCCGCGCTGATTCGCGCCCTGGAAGGCGTGGACGACGCCCCGGCTGCGGCCAAGCGGTTTGTTTCTTCGGTGCTGGCTTAA
- the aroF gene encoding 3-deoxy-7-phosphoheptulonate synthase produces the protein MIIQLDPHITEADKAAIEARIQELKYKATEVKTQRAHYLVAIGKADVDLRAIGQLPGILDIHRVSDDYKLVSRKWRVRPTVLDLGDGVRIGEGSLTLAAGPCSIESEKQMELIMQHLVDNDVRIMRGGVFKPRSSPYAFRGLGMEGLKDFHRMARERGIKIVTEVMQVSQVEEMHDYVDVFQVGARNTQNFNLLDALGGVDKPVMIKRGISGTIEELLSSAEYVFSGGNEKLILCERGIRTFETASRNTLDLNAVPILKEKTHLPVIVDPSHGIGIREYVPTMALAGVMAGADGIIYEAHEKPEEAASDGAQTLNFQESERLIRNLRKVYALRQELE, from the coding sequence ATGATCATCCAACTCGACCCCCATATCACCGAAGCCGATAAGGCCGCCATTGAAGCCCGCATTCAGGAGCTGAAGTACAAGGCCACGGAGGTGAAAACCCAGCGCGCCCACTACTTGGTAGCCATCGGCAAGGCCGATGTGGACCTGCGTGCCATCGGCCAGCTGCCCGGCATCCTCGACATCCACCGCGTATCGGACGACTACAAGCTGGTGAGCCGCAAGTGGCGCGTGCGCCCCACCGTGCTCGACCTCGGCGACGGGGTGCGCATCGGGGAAGGCTCGCTCACGCTGGCCGCCGGCCCGTGCAGCATCGAGAGCGAAAAGCAGATGGAGCTAATCATGCAGCACCTCGTGGACAACGACGTGCGCATCATGCGCGGGGGCGTGTTCAAGCCCCGCTCGTCGCCGTATGCGTTCCGCGGGCTGGGCATGGAAGGCCTGAAGGATTTCCACCGCATGGCCCGGGAGCGGGGCATCAAAATCGTGACGGAGGTCATGCAGGTGTCGCAGGTAGAGGAGATGCACGACTACGTGGACGTGTTCCAGGTGGGCGCGCGCAACACCCAGAATTTTAACCTGCTCGACGCCCTGGGCGGCGTGGACAAGCCCGTGATGATCAAGCGCGGTATTTCCGGCACCATTGAGGAGCTGCTGTCGTCGGCTGAGTACGTGTTTTCTGGCGGCAACGAGAAGCTGATTCTCTGCGAGCGGGGCATCCGTACCTTTGAAACGGCCTCGCGCAACACGCTGGATTTGAACGCCGTGCCCATCCTGAAAGAGAAAACCCACCTGCCCGTCATCGTGGACCCCTCGCACGGCATCGGCATCCGCGAGTACGTGCCCACCATGGCCCTGGCCGGCGTGATGGCCGGTGCCGACGGCATCATCTACGAAGCCCACGAGAAGCCCGAAGAAGCCGCCTCCGACGGTGCCCAGACCCTGAATTTCCAGGAGTCGGAACGCCTGATTCGCAACCTGCGCAAAGTGTACGCCCTGCGCCAGGAGCTGGAGTAG